From the genome of Naumannella halotolerans, one region includes:
- a CDS encoding PPA1309 family protein: MLTPDEPTDATGEEPDLDPATSALAAALIELDRHCQAEGWDVPPRLFALVPTEEILRDSPEVAQEFGITESVPGAWTAIEQTDFVTDDVLESLQQVQWPEAVKGCALALERSFLPAAAEEDLPEDPEQAQAFVENHPDRQDLRLVVGVTRAGAAYGVGRLSSSPEDLLGGPELAPGLTSLLATTLA; this comes from the coding sequence ATGCTGACTCCCGACGAACCGACCGATGCCACCGGGGAGGAGCCGGATCTCGACCCGGCCACCAGTGCGCTGGCCGCTGCCCTGATCGAACTCGACCGGCACTGCCAGGCCGAGGGCTGGGACGTACCGCCGAGGCTGTTCGCCCTGGTGCCGACCGAGGAGATCCTGCGCGACTCACCCGAGGTCGCCCAGGAGTTCGGTATCACCGAGTCCGTACCGGGCGCCTGGACCGCCATCGAACAGACCGATTTCGTCACCGACGACGTCCTCGAGTCGCTGCAGCAGGTGCAGTGGCCCGAGGCGGTGAAGGGTTGTGCGCTGGCCCTGGAGCGAAGCTTCCTGCCCGCGGCCGCCGAGGAGGACCTGCCCGAGGACCCCGAGCAGGCGCAGGCCTTCGTCGAGAACCATCCGGACCGACAAGACCTTCGGCTGGTCGTCGGGGTCACCCGGGCCGGTGCCGCCTACGGGGTCGGACGCCTCAGCAGCAGCCCCGAGGACCTGCTCGGCGGCCCCGAACTCGCCCCGGGACTGACCTCCTTGCTAGCGACTACCCTTGCCTGA
- a CDS encoding YlbL family protein encodes MEWSPVTRQTMTALVSAMVFVGLAIGLAVIPVPFVVFTPGGAVDVMATNEEGEPLVDLGSVQTYPTTGRLEMTTVAVTQVSGTVGVPEAILAHFLPSRETLPREAYYREGVTADEIDQQSSTDMTTSQDSALIAALREAGQPVEERPEVASVTSAGPAEGLLQAGDLIVEVGGVTTRAPSEVTSLIGRYEVGDEVTFLILREGREMTIPVVLGASNSDTGAPIVGIELTTGYRATPQVSYNVDPAIGGPSAGLIFALAIYDKITPEPLLGDLTIAGSGEITPDGVVGEIGGVDEKIAAAERSGATAFLTPAGNCADITSNHPDIAVVPVSSLAEAIDAVDLLRDPATAGQVPRC; translated from the coding sequence GTGGAGTGGAGCCCAGTGACCCGGCAGACGATGACCGCACTGGTCTCGGCGATGGTCTTCGTCGGCCTCGCCATCGGGCTGGCGGTGATCCCCGTACCCTTCGTGGTCTTCACCCCCGGCGGCGCGGTGGACGTGATGGCCACCAACGAGGAGGGCGAGCCACTGGTCGACCTGGGGTCGGTGCAGACCTACCCGACGACCGGGCGGCTGGAGATGACCACCGTCGCCGTCACCCAGGTCAGTGGCACCGTCGGCGTTCCCGAGGCGATCCTTGCCCACTTCCTGCCCAGTCGGGAAACGCTGCCGCGGGAGGCCTACTACCGCGAAGGCGTCACCGCCGACGAGATCGACCAACAGTCCAGCACCGACATGACCACCTCTCAGGACAGCGCCCTGATCGCGGCCCTGCGAGAAGCCGGGCAACCGGTGGAGGAGCGACCGGAGGTGGCCAGCGTCACCAGCGCCGGTCCGGCCGAGGGTCTGCTGCAGGCCGGTGACCTGATCGTCGAGGTCGGCGGGGTGACCACCCGCGCACCGTCGGAGGTGACCAGCCTGATCGGACGGTACGAGGTGGGTGACGAGGTCACCTTCCTGATCCTGCGGGAGGGAAGGGAGATGACCATCCCGGTGGTCCTCGGGGCGTCGAACAGTGACACCGGGGCGCCGATCGTCGGCATCGAGCTGACCACCGGATACCGAGCCACCCCCCAGGTCAGCTACAACGTCGATCCGGCGATCGGCGGCCCGAGCGCAGGCCTGATCTTCGCCCTGGCGATCTACGACAAGATCACTCCCGAACCCCTGCTCGGAGACCTGACCATCGCCGGATCGGGGGAGATCACCCCCGATGGCGTGGTCGGCGAGATCGGCGGCGTGGACGAGAAGATCGCCGCTGCCGAACGCTCCGGTGCGACCGCCTTCCTCACCCCTGCCGGCAACTGCGCCGACATCACCTCCAACCATCCCGACATCGCGGTCGTACCGGTGTCCAGCCTGGCCGAGGCGATCGATGCCGTCGACCTGCTGCGAGATCCCGCGACCGCTGGACAGGTGCCCCGATGCTGA
- a CDS encoding molybdenum cofactor biosynthesis protein MoaE encodes MSTELVDPVRLARISAEPLSVDTVLAAVTDPGCGGIGLFVGTVRDIDPVSIGLSTDRDPIGAEDRVVALQYTCHPSAEQTLAEICREVAGRHQVRHVAVEHRIGDLGVGDLAVVVATSAVHRGPALEACRDLIDTVKEQVPIWKEQIWDNGSSQWSGAQ; translated from the coding sequence GTGTCCACAGAACTCGTCGATCCGGTACGGCTGGCCCGGATCAGCGCCGAGCCACTGAGCGTGGACACGGTCCTGGCCGCGGTCACCGATCCCGGCTGCGGGGGCATCGGCCTGTTCGTCGGTACCGTCCGCGACATCGACCCGGTCTCGATCGGCCTCAGCACCGACCGGGACCCGATCGGGGCCGAGGACCGGGTGGTGGCACTGCAATACACCTGCCACCCGAGTGCGGAGCAGACCCTGGCCGAGATCTGCCGTGAGGTGGCCGGGCGTCACCAGGTACGCCATGTGGCGGTCGAACACCGGATCGGGGACCTCGGCGTCGGGGATCTGGCGGTGGTCGTCGCGACCTCCGCGGTCCACCGTGGACCGGCCCTGGAGGCATGCCGCGACCTGATCGACACCGTGAAGGAACAGGTGCCGATCTGGAAGGAACAGATCTGGGACAACGGCTCCAGCCAGTGGAGTGGAGCCCAGTGA
- a CDS encoding zinc-dependent metalloprotease, with product MSDKEPFDPDRPDDHPDQSGDQPGSDQPGFDKPGSGNTGGPGSSESNSQPGLGPRPNNSQNEDSGAGNPNDPFAAMFGQLGGGDFSQLMQQVQQALSQLGLGQFGAGQFGAAAESGNRIGFQAPNASATAAGTADGVNWNVVRDVARKAAAAQGSDPTPTRAQQEAVADAVRLAQSWLDGATELPASSAAARAWSRAEWIEKTISVWQRLVDPVATNMASAMADTMTFGDGPEAQMLAGMEQMLKPMLRTSGSQMFGMQAGQGIGAVAGDILSGTDNGLPLLDASTIALVPSNIDAFADGLDGDTDDLLIYLALREAARQRLFAHATWLRPQVLALIEEYAKQITIDTSRLEELMGSAGGLDPESLQKIARQLQDNTLFVPARTPDQERILERLETLLALVEGWVDDVVATVAEKWLPNAEALAELIRRRRGAGGPAEETLTQLVGLELRPRKVREAAKLWQVLRQRSGAQAREAAWTHPDLLPSSEDLADPLGYAPGGDDEGDDFDAALYSLLDGDTGSGPDEPDSDADDSGPDRPQG from the coding sequence ATGTCCGACAAAGAGCCGTTCGACCCGGACCGACCCGACGACCATCCCGACCAGTCGGGTGACCAGCCCGGATCCGACCAGCCCGGGTTCGACAAACCCGGGTCGGGCAACACCGGTGGCCCCGGCTCGTCCGAGAGCAACTCACAGCCGGGTCTGGGCCCACGGCCGAACAACTCGCAGAACGAGGACAGCGGCGCAGGAAACCCGAACGACCCCTTCGCGGCGATGTTCGGCCAGCTCGGCGGGGGCGACTTCTCCCAGTTGATGCAACAGGTGCAGCAGGCCCTCTCGCAACTCGGTCTCGGCCAGTTCGGCGCCGGTCAGTTCGGTGCCGCCGCGGAGTCCGGCAACCGGATCGGTTTCCAGGCGCCGAATGCGTCGGCCACTGCCGCTGGTACCGCCGACGGTGTGAACTGGAATGTGGTCCGCGATGTCGCCCGCAAGGCAGCCGCTGCCCAGGGCAGCGATCCGACGCCGACGCGGGCTCAGCAGGAGGCGGTCGCCGATGCCGTCCGGTTGGCCCAGTCCTGGCTGGACGGTGCCACCGAACTGCCCGCCTCCTCGGCCGCCGCCCGGGCCTGGTCCAGGGCCGAATGGATCGAGAAGACGATCTCGGTCTGGCAGCGCCTGGTCGACCCGGTGGCCACCAACATGGCCTCGGCCATGGCCGACACGATGACCTTCGGCGACGGCCCGGAGGCACAGATGCTGGCCGGTATGGAACAGATGTTGAAGCCGATGCTGCGCACCAGCGGTTCGCAGATGTTCGGTATGCAGGCAGGACAGGGAATCGGTGCGGTGGCCGGCGACATCCTGAGCGGGACCGACAACGGGCTGCCGCTGCTGGATGCCTCCACCATCGCCTTGGTGCCCAGCAACATCGACGCCTTCGCCGACGGCCTGGACGGTGACACCGACGACCTGCTGATCTACCTCGCCCTGCGCGAGGCTGCCCGGCAGCGGTTGTTCGCCCATGCGACCTGGTTGCGCCCGCAGGTGCTGGCCCTGATCGAGGAGTACGCCAAGCAGATCACGATCGACACCTCCCGGCTGGAGGAGTTGATGGGCTCGGCCGGTGGGTTGGACCCGGAATCGCTGCAGAAGATCGCCCGCCAGCTGCAGGACAACACCTTGTTCGTCCCGGCCAGGACGCCCGATCAGGAACGCATCCTGGAACGGCTGGAGACCCTGTTGGCCCTGGTCGAGGGCTGGGTCGACGATGTCGTGGCGACGGTGGCGGAGAAGTGGTTGCCGAATGCCGAGGCCCTGGCCGAGCTGATCCGCCGGCGACGCGGCGCCGGCGGCCCGGCCGAGGAGACCCTGACCCAGCTGGTCGGGCTGGAACTGCGTCCGCGGAAGGTACGCGAGGCCGCGAAGCTGTGGCAGGTCCTGCGGCAGCGCTCCGGGGCACAGGCACGGGAGGCGGCCTGGACCCATCCAGACCTGTTGCCGAGCAGCGAGGATCTCGCCGACCCGTTGGGTTACGCGCCCGGTGGGGACGACGAGGGCGACGACTTCGACGCCGCGCTGTACTCCCTGCTCGACGGTGACACCGGCTCGGGACCGGATGAACCGGACTCCGACGCCGACGACTCGGGGCCCGATCGCCCGCAAGGGTGA
- a CDS encoding M48 family metallopeptidase, whose translation MSGSGGHRPDGGEAASADMVPAGDEHAVELKGAAPSDHGRVEVEVRRSARRRRTITAYRDAGKIVVMLPQHTTKAEERQIVPEMVSKVLAKESRQRSPDSEPDLLRRAAELSREHLSAVGAPLPASVRWVGNQNTRWGSCTPSAGTIRLSDRMRPMPSWVVDYVLLHELAHLVEREHNARFWSLVNAYADAERAKAYLSGWSDALARTETARTEPSPAELSRTEPSQAQPS comes from the coding sequence ATGTCAGGTTCAGGCGGGCACAGACCCGACGGAGGCGAAGCAGCGTCGGCCGACATGGTCCCGGCCGGTGACGAGCACGCGGTCGAGCTGAAGGGGGCGGCGCCGTCCGATCATGGCCGGGTCGAGGTCGAGGTACGACGCAGCGCCCGTCGCCGACGTACCATCACCGCCTACCGCGACGCAGGCAAGATCGTGGTCATGCTGCCGCAGCACACGACGAAGGCCGAGGAACGCCAGATCGTGCCCGAGATGGTCTCCAAGGTCCTGGCCAAGGAATCCCGGCAGCGCAGTCCCGACAGCGAGCCCGATCTTTTGCGGCGGGCTGCCGAGCTCAGCCGCGAACACCTCTCGGCGGTCGGGGCGCCGCTACCGGCCAGCGTGCGCTGGGTCGGCAACCAGAACACCCGGTGGGGTTCCTGCACCCCCTCGGCAGGGACGATCCGCCTGTCGGACCGGATGCGACCGATGCCCAGCTGGGTCGTCGACTATGTGTTGTTGCACGAGTTGGCGCATCTGGTCGAGCGGGAACACAATGCGCGGTTCTGGTCCCTGGTGAATGCCTACGCCGATGCCGAACGGGCGAAGGCCTATCTGTCCGGTTGGAGCGATGCGCTGGCCCGGACCGAGACTGCCCGGACCGAGCCGAGCCCAGCCGAGCTGAGTCGGACCGAGCCGAGCCAGGCCCAGCCGAGCTGA
- a CDS encoding ABC1 kinase family protein, protein MTPADDDKFSLRRGTLSRTGRLLSLPAGAAGRAGRRLGNRIGGMDRASADAQSREQAAEQLFQVLGELKGGAMKLGQMLSVFESAMPEEIAAPYRMRMRKLQDSAPPMPPSRVQSILAAELGSNWPSLFSGFGPRPVAAASIGQVHKAIWKATGTPVAVKLQYPGADQALATDLRSLHRVASMFAPLTGGLEVKPLIAELVRRMGQETDYAIEAASQQQAAERFDGHPEFVVPTVRLHTQHVIVSDWVDGMPLSRAADLEPEHRNAIGLRYVRFLFAGPREAGLLHGDPHPGNFKVLPDGRLGVVDFGLVESMPNGLPEAMGRLMSMAASGDGEGTLAGLRAEGFVRPDADVSATELLDYLSPFIEPALAPEFHFTRHWMRTEFERVNATVRPGGIATQLNLPAHYLLIHRVWLSGIAVLAQLDVRAGFSGVLAEFLPGWQVERE, encoded by the coding sequence GTGACCCCAGCCGACGACGACAAGTTCTCGCTCCGACGCGGAACCCTCTCCCGTACCGGCCGGTTGCTCTCCCTGCCGGCCGGGGCTGCCGGACGCGCCGGACGCCGCCTGGGCAACCGGATCGGTGGCATGGACCGCGCGAGCGCCGACGCCCAGTCACGCGAGCAGGCCGCCGAACAGCTCTTCCAGGTCCTGGGTGAGTTGAAAGGCGGCGCGATGAAGCTCGGCCAGATGCTGTCGGTCTTCGAATCCGCCATGCCGGAGGAGATCGCGGCGCCGTACCGGATGCGGATGCGGAAGCTGCAGGACTCCGCGCCACCGATGCCACCGTCGAGGGTACAGAGCATCCTCGCCGCCGAACTCGGCTCGAACTGGCCCTCGCTGTTCAGCGGTTTCGGCCCCCGACCGGTCGCGGCGGCCTCCATCGGCCAGGTGCACAAGGCAATCTGGAAGGCGACCGGTACACCGGTGGCGGTGAAGCTGCAGTACCCCGGGGCCGATCAGGCGCTGGCCACCGACCTGCGTTCACTGCATCGGGTGGCGTCGATGTTCGCCCCGCTGACCGGTGGCCTGGAGGTGAAGCCACTGATCGCCGAGCTGGTCCGACGGATGGGACAGGAGACCGATTACGCCATCGAGGCCGCCAGTCAGCAACAGGCCGCCGAACGATTCGACGGCCACCCCGAGTTCGTCGTACCGACCGTGCGGCTGCACACCCAGCATGTCATCGTCAGCGACTGGGTCGACGGGATGCCGCTGTCGAGGGCCGCGGATCTGGAGCCCGAGCACCGTAATGCGATCGGCCTGCGCTATGTCCGGTTCCTGTTCGCCGGGCCCCGCGAAGCCGGCCTGCTGCACGGTGATCCCCACCCGGGCAACTTCAAGGTCCTGCCCGACGGCCGCCTGGGCGTGGTCGATTTCGGCCTGGTCGAGTCGATGCCGAACGGACTTCCCGAGGCCATGGGCCGCCTGATGTCCATGGCTGCGAGCGGCGACGGCGAAGGAACCCTGGCCGGGCTGCGCGCCGAGGGCTTCGTCCGTCCCGACGCCGATGTCAGCGCCACCGAACTGCTCGACTACCTCTCCCCCTTCATCGAGCCGGCACTGGCACCGGAGTTCCATTTCACCCGTCACTGGATGCGTACCGAGTTCGAGCGGGTCAACGCCACGGTCCGTCCCGGCGGCATCGCCACCCAGCTCAATCTTCCCGCCCACTACCTGCTGATCCATCGGGTGTGGCTGAGTGGGATCGCGGTCCTGGCGCAGCTGGATGTCCGGGCCGGTTTCTCCGGTGTGCTGGCCGAGTTCCTCCCCGGCTGGCAGGTCGAACGCGAGTGA
- a CDS encoding WcbI family polysaccharide biosynthesis putative acetyltransferase gives MSQQQRTAATSEDSGRRRHYGTFYGLSEIPDSGLPVTVVLGNCLAESLRVCLDSHRHVPDLQTVRIPPVHELTAADLPYLQRLLARTDVLLAQPVRENYRELPLGTDQVRQLLPAGAQVVLFPTVRDNTAHPFQVLVRAPGLAEPDIPYQDLRLIAEVAGISGGPHELGAAEFAAALRQISTDSITTMRDRAAAQQTIEIHDVVAARPGQFWTLNHPDNGLVRALAERVRARLGLDTEVTDPGRVLLGSVRAPVDAEVVQALGLDREPSAEWLIDNQRVPDDRVRREHRTFWDSHPEVIEEALEQHADRLQLLGWRLSG, from the coding sequence ATGTCACAACAGCAGCGGACAGCTGCTACGAGCGAGGACTCGGGCCGCCGCCGCCACTACGGGACCTTCTACGGTCTGAGCGAGATCCCCGACAGCGGACTACCGGTGACTGTGGTGCTGGGCAACTGTCTCGCCGAGTCCCTGCGGGTCTGCCTGGACAGCCACCGGCACGTACCGGACCTGCAGACGGTGCGGATCCCGCCGGTCCATGAGTTGACCGCCGCCGATCTGCCGTACCTGCAACGATTGCTGGCCCGGACCGACGTCTTGTTGGCCCAACCGGTCCGGGAGAACTACCGCGAGCTCCCGTTGGGGACCGACCAGGTGCGACAGCTGCTGCCCGCGGGTGCACAGGTGGTGCTCTTCCCGACGGTGCGCGACAACACCGCCCATCCCTTCCAGGTGCTGGTCCGCGCTCCCGGCCTGGCCGAACCCGACATCCCGTACCAGGATCTGCGGCTGATCGCCGAGGTGGCCGGGATCAGCGGTGGTCCCCACGAACTCGGCGCTGCGGAGTTCGCCGCCGCCCTGCGACAGATTTCCACCGACTCGATCACCACCATGCGTGATCGCGCCGCCGCCCAGCAGACCATCGAGATCCACGATGTGGTCGCCGCCCGCCCGGGGCAGTTCTGGACCCTGAACCATCCCGACAACGGCCTGGTCCGTGCTCTGGCCGAGCGGGTACGTGCCCGGCTGGGGCTGGACACCGAGGTGACCGATCCCGGACGGGTGCTGCTCGGATCGGTCCGGGCGCCGGTGGATGCCGAGGTGGTGCAGGCTCTCGGGCTGGACCGGGAACCGTCGGCGGAGTGGCTGATCGACAACCAGCGAGTCCCCGACGACCGGGTCCGGCGCGAACACCGCACGTTCTGGGACAGCCATCCCGAAGTGATCGAAGAGGCGCTGGAACAGCATGCCGACCGCCTGCAGCTGCTGGGCTGGCGGTTGTCCGGGTAG
- a CDS encoding glycosyltransferase family 2 protein gives MSTAVVTLAFGRTEHLAQQARMLAAGTQLPDDYVVVRMRAGDQVRVPAGDQVRVPAGDQVHTAADDLADVPVDDHAGIPVDDHAGTVDPALSTRWLDLPVDPARLPLAAARNLGVEAAIEAGAQTVILLDVDCVPAARLVESYRRLTAQQPEVIWSGPVTYLSPEQRVAELAAPAELAAWTDPHPARRSAVPGPDGLPRDLFWSLSFALTAATWRTVGGFCTDYTGYGGEDTDFARLAEASGIGLGWSVEPMAYHQYHPTRTPPVQHLQSIVANANLFRSRWSEFPMVGWLEEFARRGLIRLRGEHWELTDQIQEG, from the coding sequence ATGTCGACGGCGGTGGTGACCCTGGCCTTCGGCCGCACCGAACATCTGGCACAGCAGGCCCGGATGCTGGCTGCCGGCACCCAGCTCCCCGACGACTATGTGGTCGTGCGGATGCGCGCAGGTGATCAGGTGCGCGTGCCTGCGGGTGATCAGGTGCGCGTGCCTGCGGGTGATCAGGTACATACGGCTGCCGATGACCTTGCAGACGTACCCGTGGATGATCATGCAGGGATACCCGTGGATGATCACGCCGGCACGGTTGATCCCGCGCTGTCGACCCGATGGCTGGACCTGCCGGTCGATCCGGCGCGGCTGCCGCTCGCCGCGGCCCGCAACCTCGGTGTCGAGGCGGCGATCGAGGCCGGTGCGCAAACGGTGATCCTGCTGGATGTCGACTGCGTTCCCGCTGCCCGGCTGGTCGAGAGTTACCGCCGGCTGACCGCACAGCAACCGGAGGTGATCTGGTCGGGACCGGTCACCTATCTCTCACCCGAACAACGGGTCGCCGAGCTCGCCGCACCGGCCGAGCTGGCGGCCTGGACAGATCCGCATCCGGCCCGGCGCAGCGCCGTACCGGGTCCCGACGGATTGCCCCGCGACCTTTTCTGGTCCCTGTCCTTCGCGCTCACCGCAGCCACCTGGCGAACCGTCGGCGGATTCTGCACCGACTACACCGGCTACGGCGGGGAGGACACCGACTTCGCGCGTCTGGCCGAGGCTTCCGGAATCGGACTGGGATGGTCGGTCGAGCCGATGGCCTACCATCAGTACCACCCGACGCGGACGCCGCCGGTGCAGCACCTGCAGAGCATCGTCGCCAATGCCAATCTGTTCCGCTCCCGCTGGTCGGAGTTCCCGATGGTCGGGTGGCTGGAGGAGTTCGCCCGCCGTGGTCTGATCCGGCTGCGCGGTGAGCATTGGGAGTTGACCGACCAGATCCAGGAGGGGTGA
- a CDS encoding glycosyltransferase codes for MRIDLIGPSWFPLCQPFVGGLEAFVWHLARGLVARGHQVRLHAPAGTQPPAGCEVIEFAAPTMLGDVPEQAELDAVSYRQVMADVLAGDADVVHNNALHPLPVKQSLLGGPPMLTTLHTPPLRRIVGPLRNVGARHHVVAVSRALRSLWPLRGIEVVPNGVDTDLFTPGAGGEDLLWAGRITPEKGTHLAIDTARSLGRSIRLVGSIYDEEYFAEVIRPELGPEVQYLGPVPQDELPGIYGSAGALLVTPCWDEPFGMVAAEAIACGTPVAALRRGGLPEVVTEQVTGCFAQEPGELAAAVEAALGLNRRQVAMVGRRDLSLDRMVTAYERLYRSLSEARADIFEGARV; via the coding sequence ATGAGGATCGACCTGATCGGGCCGAGCTGGTTCCCGCTGTGCCAGCCCTTCGTCGGAGGTCTCGAGGCCTTCGTCTGGCACCTGGCCCGGGGACTGGTCGCCCGGGGGCATCAGGTACGGCTGCACGCCCCGGCCGGAACCCAGCCGCCGGCCGGCTGCGAGGTGATCGAGTTCGCCGCACCCACGATGCTCGGCGATGTCCCCGAACAGGCGGAGCTGGACGCGGTCAGCTATCGCCAGGTGATGGCCGACGTGCTCGCCGGGGACGCCGATGTGGTCCACAACAATGCCCTGCACCCGCTGCCGGTGAAGCAGTCCCTCCTCGGCGGGCCGCCGATGCTGACCACCTTGCACACCCCGCCGCTGCGTCGGATCGTGGGACCACTGCGCAATGTCGGTGCCCGGCATCATGTGGTCGCGGTCAGTCGGGCGCTGCGTTCGCTGTGGCCACTGCGCGGGATCGAGGTCGTGCCGAACGGAGTGGACACCGACCTGTTCACTCCTGGTGCGGGGGGTGAGGATCTGTTGTGGGCCGGTCGGATCACACCGGAGAAGGGAACCCATCTGGCGATCGACACCGCCAGGTCGCTCGGGCGTTCGATCCGACTGGTGGGCAGCATCTACGACGAGGAGTACTTCGCCGAGGTGATCCGGCCGGAGCTCGGCCCCGAGGTGCAGTACCTGGGTCCGGTCCCGCAGGACGAACTGCCCGGCATCTACGGTTCGGCCGGTGCGCTGCTGGTGACTCCGTGCTGGGACGAACCGTTCGGCATGGTGGCCGCGGAGGCGATCGCCTGTGGTACCCCGGTTGCTGCTCTGCGCCGCGGCGGACTGCCCGAGGTGGTGACCGAGCAGGTCACCGGGTGTTTCGCCCAGGAACCGGGAGAACTGGCCGCGGCGGTGGAGGCCGCGCTCGGTCTGAACCGCCGTCAGGTGGCGATGGTCGGGCGGCGCGACCTGTCGCTGGACCGGATGGTCACCGCCTACGAGCGGCTCTACCGCAGCCTGAGCGAGGCCCGGGCCGATATCTTCGAAGGCGCCCGGGTGTGA